In Paenibacillus sonchi, the genomic stretch TTTTTCTCCGGTCGGCCACCGTCATTCCTCTGGTCAGCCGGCCTTCCGTTTCCACCGTAACGTGCAGATGCTCCGATTCAAACAGCTCCGGCCGCAGCAGCCAGGCCACCGCACACGGATCATGCAGTGCGCTGCCGACATAGCCCATTTTTTTGCCATAAATCGAATAGAAATCAAGCAGCTCGCCTACCATCACGGACACAGGTCCCCGCGATTTCAGCTCCAGAATCTCTTCTTCAAAAATGGCCGCTTTATCCGTCACATCCAGTCCGCTCATTACAATGGGAATCCCGGATTCGAAGACAATTCGCGCCGCTTCGGGGTCCACATAAATATTGAACTCTGCCGTTGCAGTCACATTTCCGTAAGCCAGTCCGCCGCCCATCAGGGAAATCTTCTCGATCTTTTCCTTTACTTCGGGATAAGCTGTAATTAAAAGGGCAATATTCGTAAGCGGTGCCGTCGGCACCAGTGTAATTTTCTCTTCCGATGACCGGATGATCTCCAGCATGAATTCTACCGCGCCCTGTTCCACCGGCTTGAACCTGCTGGCCGGAAGCGCAGGGCCGTCCATGCCGGATTCGCCGTGGGCCTGTTCCCCGGTTACCAGCTTGCCGAGCAGAGGTGCTGCCGCTCCTTTGGCTACGGGGATGTCGGCATTGACAAAGCTGAGCACTTTGAGCGCATTGTCCGTGATTTTATCAAGAATCTGGTTGCCGCCAACCGTGGTAATCCCCCGGATTTCCAGCTGCTCCGGATGAGCCAGCGCAAGCAGAATGGCAATCGCGTCATCATGCCCCGGATCGCAGTCAATAATGATAGGTGTTGGCATCGTCATCGCTCCCTTGTGAGTTTATCTGTAAAAATTATTTGGAAGTAGTAGTCTTCAGCTTCTTGTTCTTCTTCCGTGTTTCGGATACGGCGTAAATGATCAGGCCGATGACGGTCGCCACATAGGGAAGCGTAGCGATCAGCTCCGCCGGAATCTTCAATACCTGAAGGGCATTGGCGAGCGCGTCGG encodes the following:
- a CDS encoding nucleoside hydrolase; translation: MPTPIIIDCDPGHDDAIAILLALAHPEQLEIRGITTVGGNQILDKITDNALKVLSFVNADIPVAKGAAAPLLGKLVTGEQAHGESGMDGPALPASRFKPVEQGAVEFMLEIIRSSEEKITLVPTAPLTNIALLITAYPEVKEKIEKISLMGGGLAYGNVTATAEFNIYVDPEAARIVFESGIPIVMSGLDVTDKAAIFEEEILELKSRGPVSVMVGELLDFYSIYGKKMGYVGSALHDPCAVAWLLRPELFESEHLHVTVETEGRLTRGMTVADRRKKPDRAANTQVLLGVDREAFMKLLFDALDRLDREHGLAAGEK